A genomic window from Betta splendens chromosome 17, fBetSpl5.4, whole genome shotgun sequence includes:
- the dtna gene encoding dystrobrevin alpha isoform X12, with amino-acid sequence MIEDCRQRGDNMADRRQLFVEMRAQDLDSIRLSTYRTACKLRFVQKKCNLHLVDIWNVIEAFRENGLNTMDLSAELSVARLEVVLSTIFYQLNKRMPTTHQINAEQSVGVLLNFLLAAYDPESRGKISVFVVKTAVATICGGKILDKLRYIFSQISDSAGIMAPSQFDQFLREVLKLPMAVFEGPSFGYTEQAARTCFAQQKKVSLNTFLDTLMSDPPPQCLVWLPLMHRLANVENVFHPVECSYCHTESMMGFRYRCQQCHNYQLCQDCFWRGHASGSHSNQHQMKEYTSWKSPAKKLSHALSKSLSCASSREPLHPFFPEMPEKPLNLAHIVDTWPPRPVNITNDYSFSHSMPTSGNPYSTKNLLDSSNHQDEEHSLIARYAARLAADAAQAQQQRVPTDLPCSPDANKQQRQLIAELESKNREILQEIQRLRLQHEEASQPPPDRGQQNPTLLAELRLLRQRKDELEQRMSTLQESRRELMVQLEQLMMLLKTQGPGSPRSSPSHTVSRPMPTPIHSDSAGTTPTHTPQDSLMGVGGDVQEAFAQGPRRNLRNDLLIAADSITNTMSSLVKELNSEGGSETESTVDSDFGRGDLLATTSSDPFLSYKPRSAADDERFENDLEQQLEDELTLDELTKHRQDAEKTCMVTLQQ; translated from the exons ATGATTGAAGACTGTAGGCAGCGCGGTGACAACATGGCAGATAGACGGCAACTGTTCGTTGAAATGA GGGCTCAGGATTTGGACTCCATACGGTTATCAACATACAGAACAGCTTGCAAACTCAGATTTGTGCAGAAGAAATGCAACT TGCATTTGGTCGACATATGGAACGTCATCGAGGCTTTCCGGGAGAACGGCCTCAACACCATGGACCTCAGCGCCGAGCTCTCGGTGGCCCGTCTGGAGGTGGTCCTGTCCACCATCTTCTACCAGCTCAACAAGCGCATGCCCACCACCCACCAGATCAACGCGGAGCAGTCCGTCGGCGTGCTGCTCAACTTCCTGCTGGCGGCCTACGACCC GGAGAGCCGCGGGAAAATATCTGTCTTTGTTGTGAAGACGGCCGTAGCAACCATCTGTGGAGGGAAAATTCTGGATAAATTAAGAT ATATTTTTTCACAGATATCAGATTCCGCTGGAATAATGGCGCCGTCACAGTTTGACCAGTTTCTGAGGGAGGTTCTCAAGTTACCGATGGCGGTTTTCGAGGGGCCTTCGTTCGGTTACACGGAACAAGCTGCGAGAACCTGCTTCGCGCAGCAG AAAAAGGTCTCCCTCAACACATTCCTCGATACGCTGATGTCAGACCCGCCCCCTCAGTGTCTGGTGTGGTTGCCGCTCATGCACCGGCTCGCCAACGTGGAGAACG TCTTTCACCCGGTCGAGTGCTCCTACTGCCATACTGAGAGTATGATGGGCTTCCGCTACCGCTGCCAGCAATGTCATAATTACCAGCTCTGTCAGGACTGCTTCTGGAGGGGGCATGCCAGCGGTTCCCATAGCAACCAGCACCAAATGAAGGAGTATACGTCATGG AAATCCCCTGCTAAGAAGTTATCCCATGCCCTCAGTAAATCGCTGAGCTGTGCATCCAGCAGAGAGCCTCTTCACCCCTTCTTTCCTGAAATGCCAGAGAAACCTCTTAACCTAGCTCATATTGT AGACACGTG GCCACCGCGACCAGTGAACATCACCAATGACTACTCGTTCTCCCACTCCATGCCTACATCAGGGAACCCTTACTCCACCAAAAA TTTGCTGGACAGCAGTAACCATCAAGATGAAGAGCACAGTCTTATCGCCCGCTATGCTGCTAGactggctgctgatgctgcg CAGGCTCAACAGCAGAGGGTCCCCACGGACCTCCCCTGCTCTCCGGATGCCAAcaaacagcagcggcagctcatTGCAGAGCTCGAGAGCAAAAACAG AGAAATCCTGCAGGAAATCCAGCGGCTGCGTCTCCAGCACGAGGAGGCCTCCCAGCCGCCTCCCGACAGGGGCCAGCAGAACCCCACGCTGCTGGCTGAGCTGCGACTTCTCAG GCAACGGAAAGACGAGCTTGAACAAAGAATGTCCACTCTGCAGGAGAGTCGCAGGGAACTCatggtgcagctggagcaaCTGATGATGCTTCTCAAG ACTCAGGGTCCGGGCTCTCCGCGCTCTTCCCCCAGCCACACCGTCAGCCGGCCGATGCCCACCCCGATCCACTCGGACTCCGCCGGCACCACCCCCACTCACACGCCTCAGGACTCGCTCATGGGCGTGGGAGGGGATGTTCAAGAGGCCTTCGCTCAGG GTCCACGGAGAAATTTAAGAAATGACCTTCTCATAGCGGCTGACTCCATCACCAACACAATGTCATCACTGGTTAAGGAACTCAATTCAG AGGGTGGAAGTGAGACAGAGAGCACCGTGGATTCAGACTTTGGGCGCGGTGACCTACTGGCTACGACCTCTTCAGATCCCTTCCTCAGCTACAAACCAAG gagTGCTGCGGATGATGAGAGGTTTGAGAACgatctggagcagcagctggaggacgagcTCACCTTGGACGAGCTAAcgaagcacaggcaggatgcaGAGAAAACATGCATG GTGACTCTGCAGCAGTGA
- the dtna gene encoding dystrobrevin alpha isoform X10, with protein sequence MIEDCRQRGDNMADRRQLFVEMRAQDLDSIRLSTYRTACKLRFVQKKCNLHLVDIWNVIEAFRENGLNTMDLSAELSVARLEVVLSTIFYQLNKRMPTTHQINAEQSVGVLLNFLLAAYDPESRGKISVFVVKTAVATICGGKILDKLRYIFSQISDSAGIMAPSQFDQFLREVLKLPMAVFEGPSFGYTEQAARTCFAQQKKVSLNTFLDTLMSDPPPQCLVWLPLMHRLANVENVFHPVECSYCHTESMMGFRYRCQQCHNYQLCQDCFWRGHASGSHSNQHQMKEYTSWKSPAKKLSHALSKSLSCASSREPLHPFFPEMPEKPLNLAHIVDTWPPRPVNITNDYSFSHSMPTSGNPYSTKNLLDSSNHQDEEHSLIARYAARLAADAAAQQQRVPTDLPCSPDANKQQRQLIAELESKNREILQEIQRLRLQHEEASQPPPDRGQQNPTLLAELRLLRQRKDELEQRMSTLQESRRELMVQLEQLMMLLKQEEERKRGTQGPGSPRSSPSHTVSRPMPTPIHSDSAGTTPTHTPQDSLMGVGGDVQEAFAQGPRRNLRNDLLIAADSITNTMSSLVKELNSEGGSETESTVDSDFGRGDLLATTSSDPFLSYKPRSAADDERFENDLEQQLEDELTLDELTKHRQDAEKTCMVTLQQ encoded by the exons ATGATTGAAGACTGTAGGCAGCGCGGTGACAACATGGCAGATAGACGGCAACTGTTCGTTGAAATGA GGGCTCAGGATTTGGACTCCATACGGTTATCAACATACAGAACAGCTTGCAAACTCAGATTTGTGCAGAAGAAATGCAACT TGCATTTGGTCGACATATGGAACGTCATCGAGGCTTTCCGGGAGAACGGCCTCAACACCATGGACCTCAGCGCCGAGCTCTCGGTGGCCCGTCTGGAGGTGGTCCTGTCCACCATCTTCTACCAGCTCAACAAGCGCATGCCCACCACCCACCAGATCAACGCGGAGCAGTCCGTCGGCGTGCTGCTCAACTTCCTGCTGGCGGCCTACGACCC GGAGAGCCGCGGGAAAATATCTGTCTTTGTTGTGAAGACGGCCGTAGCAACCATCTGTGGAGGGAAAATTCTGGATAAATTAAGAT ATATTTTTTCACAGATATCAGATTCCGCTGGAATAATGGCGCCGTCACAGTTTGACCAGTTTCTGAGGGAGGTTCTCAAGTTACCGATGGCGGTTTTCGAGGGGCCTTCGTTCGGTTACACGGAACAAGCTGCGAGAACCTGCTTCGCGCAGCAG AAAAAGGTCTCCCTCAACACATTCCTCGATACGCTGATGTCAGACCCGCCCCCTCAGTGTCTGGTGTGGTTGCCGCTCATGCACCGGCTCGCCAACGTGGAGAACG TCTTTCACCCGGTCGAGTGCTCCTACTGCCATACTGAGAGTATGATGGGCTTCCGCTACCGCTGCCAGCAATGTCATAATTACCAGCTCTGTCAGGACTGCTTCTGGAGGGGGCATGCCAGCGGTTCCCATAGCAACCAGCACCAAATGAAGGAGTATACGTCATGG AAATCCCCTGCTAAGAAGTTATCCCATGCCCTCAGTAAATCGCTGAGCTGTGCATCCAGCAGAGAGCCTCTTCACCCCTTCTTTCCTGAAATGCCAGAGAAACCTCTTAACCTAGCTCATATTGT AGACACGTG GCCACCGCGACCAGTGAACATCACCAATGACTACTCGTTCTCCCACTCCATGCCTACATCAGGGAACCCTTACTCCACCAAAAA TTTGCTGGACAGCAGTAACCATCAAGATGAAGAGCACAGTCTTATCGCCCGCTATGCTGCTAGactggctgctgatgctgcg GCTCAACAGCAGAGGGTCCCCACGGACCTCCCCTGCTCTCCGGATGCCAAcaaacagcagcggcagctcatTGCAGAGCTCGAGAGCAAAAACAG AGAAATCCTGCAGGAAATCCAGCGGCTGCGTCTCCAGCACGAGGAGGCCTCCCAGCCGCCTCCCGACAGGGGCCAGCAGAACCCCACGCTGCTGGCTGAGCTGCGACTTCTCAG GCAACGGAAAGACGAGCTTGAACAAAGAATGTCCACTCTGCAGGAGAGTCGCAGGGAACTCatggtgcagctggagcaaCTGATGATGCTTCTCAAG caggaggaggaacgaAAACGAGGC ACTCAGGGTCCGGGCTCTCCGCGCTCTTCCCCCAGCCACACCGTCAGCCGGCCGATGCCCACCCCGATCCACTCGGACTCCGCCGGCACCACCCCCACTCACACGCCTCAGGACTCGCTCATGGGCGTGGGAGGGGATGTTCAAGAGGCCTTCGCTCAGG GTCCACGGAGAAATTTAAGAAATGACCTTCTCATAGCGGCTGACTCCATCACCAACACAATGTCATCACTGGTTAAGGAACTCAATTCAG AGGGTGGAAGTGAGACAGAGAGCACCGTGGATTCAGACTTTGGGCGCGGTGACCTACTGGCTACGACCTCTTCAGATCCCTTCCTCAGCTACAAACCAAG gagTGCTGCGGATGATGAGAGGTTTGAGAACgatctggagcagcagctggaggacgagcTCACCTTGGACGAGCTAAcgaagcacaggcaggatgcaGAGAAAACATGCATG GTGACTCTGCAGCAGTGA
- the dtna gene encoding dystrobrevin alpha isoform X11: MIEDCRQRGDNMADRRQLFVEMRAQDLDSIRLSTYRTACKLRFVQKKCNLHLVDIWNVIEAFRENGLNTMDLSAELSVARLEVVLSTIFYQLNKRMPTTHQINAEQSVGVLLNFLLAAYDPESRGKISVFVVKTAVATICGGKILDKLRYIFSQISDSAGIMAPSQFDQFLREVLKLPMAVFEGPSFGYTEQAARTCFAQQKKVSLNTFLDTLMSDPPPQCLVWLPLMHRLANVENVFHPVECSYCHTESMMGFRYRCQQCHNYQLCQDCFWRGHASGSHSNQHQMKEYTSWKSPAKKLSHALSKSLSCASSREPLHPFFPEMPEKPLNLAHIVPPRPVNITNDYSFSHSMPTSGNPYSTKNLLDSSNHQDEEHSLIARYAARLAADAAQAQQQRVPTDLPCSPDANKQQRQLIAELESKNREILQEIQRLRLQHEEASQPPPDRGQQNPTLLAELRLLRQRKDELEQRMSTLQESRRELMVQLEQLMMLLKQEEERKRGTQGPGSPRSSPSHTVSRPMPTPIHSDSAGTTPTHTPQDSLMGVGGDVQEAFAQGPRRNLRNDLLIAADSITNTMSSLVKELNSEGGSETESTVDSDFGRGDLLATTSSDPFLSYKPRSAADDERFENDLEQQLEDELTLDELTKHRQDAEKTCMVTLQQ, encoded by the exons ATGATTGAAGACTGTAGGCAGCGCGGTGACAACATGGCAGATAGACGGCAACTGTTCGTTGAAATGA GGGCTCAGGATTTGGACTCCATACGGTTATCAACATACAGAACAGCTTGCAAACTCAGATTTGTGCAGAAGAAATGCAACT TGCATTTGGTCGACATATGGAACGTCATCGAGGCTTTCCGGGAGAACGGCCTCAACACCATGGACCTCAGCGCCGAGCTCTCGGTGGCCCGTCTGGAGGTGGTCCTGTCCACCATCTTCTACCAGCTCAACAAGCGCATGCCCACCACCCACCAGATCAACGCGGAGCAGTCCGTCGGCGTGCTGCTCAACTTCCTGCTGGCGGCCTACGACCC GGAGAGCCGCGGGAAAATATCTGTCTTTGTTGTGAAGACGGCCGTAGCAACCATCTGTGGAGGGAAAATTCTGGATAAATTAAGAT ATATTTTTTCACAGATATCAGATTCCGCTGGAATAATGGCGCCGTCACAGTTTGACCAGTTTCTGAGGGAGGTTCTCAAGTTACCGATGGCGGTTTTCGAGGGGCCTTCGTTCGGTTACACGGAACAAGCTGCGAGAACCTGCTTCGCGCAGCAG AAAAAGGTCTCCCTCAACACATTCCTCGATACGCTGATGTCAGACCCGCCCCCTCAGTGTCTGGTGTGGTTGCCGCTCATGCACCGGCTCGCCAACGTGGAGAACG TCTTTCACCCGGTCGAGTGCTCCTACTGCCATACTGAGAGTATGATGGGCTTCCGCTACCGCTGCCAGCAATGTCATAATTACCAGCTCTGTCAGGACTGCTTCTGGAGGGGGCATGCCAGCGGTTCCCATAGCAACCAGCACCAAATGAAGGAGTATACGTCATGG AAATCCCCTGCTAAGAAGTTATCCCATGCCCTCAGTAAATCGCTGAGCTGTGCATCCAGCAGAGAGCCTCTTCACCCCTTCTTTCCTGAAATGCCAGAGAAACCTCTTAACCTAGCTCATATTGT GCCACCGCGACCAGTGAACATCACCAATGACTACTCGTTCTCCCACTCCATGCCTACATCAGGGAACCCTTACTCCACCAAAAA TTTGCTGGACAGCAGTAACCATCAAGATGAAGAGCACAGTCTTATCGCCCGCTATGCTGCTAGactggctgctgatgctgcg CAGGCTCAACAGCAGAGGGTCCCCACGGACCTCCCCTGCTCTCCGGATGCCAAcaaacagcagcggcagctcatTGCAGAGCTCGAGAGCAAAAACAG AGAAATCCTGCAGGAAATCCAGCGGCTGCGTCTCCAGCACGAGGAGGCCTCCCAGCCGCCTCCCGACAGGGGCCAGCAGAACCCCACGCTGCTGGCTGAGCTGCGACTTCTCAG GCAACGGAAAGACGAGCTTGAACAAAGAATGTCCACTCTGCAGGAGAGTCGCAGGGAACTCatggtgcagctggagcaaCTGATGATGCTTCTCAAG caggaggaggaacgaAAACGAGGC ACTCAGGGTCCGGGCTCTCCGCGCTCTTCCCCCAGCCACACCGTCAGCCGGCCGATGCCCACCCCGATCCACTCGGACTCCGCCGGCACCACCCCCACTCACACGCCTCAGGACTCGCTCATGGGCGTGGGAGGGGATGTTCAAGAGGCCTTCGCTCAGG GTCCACGGAGAAATTTAAGAAATGACCTTCTCATAGCGGCTGACTCCATCACCAACACAATGTCATCACTGGTTAAGGAACTCAATTCAG AGGGTGGAAGTGAGACAGAGAGCACCGTGGATTCAGACTTTGGGCGCGGTGACCTACTGGCTACGACCTCTTCAGATCCCTTCCTCAGCTACAAACCAAG gagTGCTGCGGATGATGAGAGGTTTGAGAACgatctggagcagcagctggaggacgagcTCACCTTGGACGAGCTAAcgaagcacaggcaggatgcaGAGAAAACATGCATG GTGACTCTGCAGCAGTGA